Proteins co-encoded in one Yersinia enterocolitica genomic window:
- a CDS encoding ISAs1 family transposase — MKGLIQSFADFPDPRRQGRIQHRFIDVLIIAVSAVIAGADSWTDIASYGRSKDDWLRTFLRLEAGIPSHDTFRRVFTLLDPETFEQCFYEWVRGFFLALDREVIAIDGKTVRRSFNKAIKQGPLHIVSAFATEQGISLGQLAVDGKSNEITAIPELLSRLSLKGNIVTLDAMGCQRGIAQNILDQQADYILALKGNQSKKHKAVVAFCHTECLSYPSSIKPTYDAFDDRHGRTVRRRGWVIPVTDRLSDLHDWPGVQNVVMVETIRSVQYVKGVTSDLRYYLSSCADAPEIQIAAVRKHWAIENSLHWVLDVTFREDDSRIREQVSTRMFAQLRKMALNIVKRDKSSKISLRARRKSAGWDNSYMEALLFNNHP; from the coding sequence ATGAAAGGACTAATTCAGTCATTTGCCGATTTCCCTGATCCCCGGCGTCAGGGGCGAATACAGCATCGATTTATCGATGTGTTAATCATCGCTGTCAGTGCCGTTATCGCCGGGGCAGACTCCTGGACGGATATCGCCAGCTATGGACGGTCCAAAGACGACTGGCTACGGACGTTTCTCAGATTAGAGGCCGGTATTCCTTCCCATGATACTTTTCGCCGCGTGTTCACCCTTCTTGACCCGGAAACCTTCGAACAATGCTTCTATGAATGGGTCCGTGGATTCTTTTTGGCTCTGGACCGGGAAGTTATCGCGATTGATGGAAAAACCGTGCGGCGGTCATTTAATAAAGCAATAAAACAAGGCCCTTTACATATTGTCAGCGCTTTTGCTACCGAACAGGGTATCAGCCTCGGGCAGTTGGCTGTGGATGGAAAGTCTAATGAAATCACGGCAATTCCTGAACTTTTGAGCCGATTGTCATTGAAAGGCAATATCGTCACTCTGGATGCAATGGGATGCCAGCGGGGCATAGCACAAAACATCCTCGACCAGCAGGCAGATTATATATTGGCCCTTAAAGGTAACCAGAGCAAAAAGCATAAGGCAGTGGTGGCATTCTGCCACACAGAGTGCCTGAGCTATCCCTCTTCAATTAAACCCACCTATGACGCTTTCGATGACCGCCATGGGCGTACGGTACGGCGTCGTGGCTGGGTTATTCCTGTTACAGACAGATTGAGTGACTTACACGACTGGCCCGGAGTGCAGAATGTTGTGATGGTAGAAACTATCCGCAGTGTTCAATATGTCAAAGGGGTAACGTCTGATTTACGTTATTATTTAAGCAGTTGTGCTGATGCGCCTGAAATACAAATAGCGGCAGTGAGAAAACATTGGGCGATTGAAAATAGCCTGCACTGGGTACTGGATGTGACGTTCAGAGAAGATGATTCACGCATACGCGAGCAGGTGTCGACGCGAATGTTTGCGCAGTTGCGTAAGATGGCGCTGAATATCGTGAAACGGGATAAAAGCAGCAAGATAAGTCTTCGTGCACGTCGTAAAAGTGCAGGATGGGATAATAGCTATATGGAGGCATTATTATTTAATAACCACCCATAA
- a CDS encoding AAA family ATPase: protein MRVEVMQYYGLTNPLAQAGYYETETHKQLTKDIRAAVLEGRLIALCGVVGCGKTVTLRRLQQILREENRVTVAKSLSVEKSSIKLATLISALFYDLVQDKAVQIPKQGERRERELQELVKKGKRPVALFVDEAHDLNGHTLIGLKRLMEVVEDGGGRLSVILAGHPKLRNDLRRPTMEEIGYRTEIFTLDGIAGSQREYIQWLLTVCSAQEEGDTPILTEEAIDLLATKLRTPLQVQQHITLALEAGYLTGERPITAELVDSILSRKLDDLEPTLTRHGYRLKDMVEQFDAKPAEIRALFNHQLDPTRTAELRDRILAAGLPI, encoded by the coding sequence ATGCGAGTTGAGGTCATGCAATATTACGGTCTGACAAATCCACTGGCTCAGGCCGGATACTACGAGACTGAAACCCATAAACAGCTGACGAAAGATATCAGGGCAGCCGTTCTGGAAGGACGACTGATTGCCCTTTGTGGTGTTGTCGGTTGCGGGAAAACAGTGACGCTACGACGACTTCAGCAAATTTTACGGGAAGAAAACCGCGTCACCGTTGCCAAATCGCTGTCGGTGGAGAAAAGCAGCATCAAACTGGCCACGCTGATTTCTGCATTGTTTTACGATCTGGTGCAGGATAAGGCGGTCCAGATCCCGAAACAAGGCGAGCGGCGTGAGCGTGAATTACAGGAACTGGTGAAAAAAGGAAAAAGACCGGTTGCGTTATTTGTGGATGAAGCCCATGACCTCAACGGCCATACGCTTATCGGGCTGAAGCGTCTGATGGAGGTGGTGGAAGACGGCGGTGGCAGGTTATCAGTGATTCTGGCTGGTCATCCGAAACTGCGCAACGATCTGCGCAGGCCAACAATGGAGGAAATCGGTTACCGCACAGAAATTTTTACCCTTGACGGCATTGCCGGCAGTCAGCGGGAATATATTCAGTGGCTGCTTACGGTCTGTTCAGCACAGGAGGAGGGTGACACGCCCATTCTGACGGAAGAAGCCATCGACCTTCTGGCGACAAAACTACGCACGCCATTGCAGGTACAACAACATATTACCCTGGCCCTTGAAGCGGGCTATCTTACCGGAGAACGCCCCATCACTGCCGAGCTTGTTGACAGCATACTGTCACGTAAACTTGATGACCTGGAGCCAACACTCACGCGTCATGGCTATCGTCTGAAAGATATGGTCGAGCAGTTTGATGCCAAACCGGCAGAAATCAGGGCGCTGTTCAATCACCAGTTGGACCCGACGCGTACAGCCGAACTGCGGGATCGTATTCTGGCAGCGGGTTTACCTATTTAA